The sequence TTTTGTTTACTACTTTTTGTTATATTCGCATATGATATTTTTGCTTCAACATTATTGACATTCTGCTTCAGTTCATTgcccttttttttgttttcgctgcttattgcttcaatcattttcttattgtcatcttTGTTAGTTTTTAATTCGACACATACCTGTTCACTGCTTCGCTTAAAGCCTTCTGCTATTTCCCGTATTTTATTAACCTCTTTTACACTTTTTTCACAcgattcttgcgctttttgcataGCTCTAATTCTTTCACTGAAAGCTGTTTCCACCGCTTGTAGAAGATGCTTTATTTCTTTTTCGTTATTTCTAAGTGCATTATCAAATTCACTTCTATATTCTTGTAGTTGTTGTCCATTTTGCTTCACTACCATTTGCATGTCttttaatatgtcatctacattatGTACATACTGTACACAGTCAGTACACATAAATCTTAGCATTTCACATTCTTGCAGTTTATTAATGCTGTATTGGTCCAACCCAGAACATTTGGTCAGGTGGTAATATTTGCCACACACCCCTTCACATCGTATATTGGCCACTTCTCCGCGTATCGAACTTTTACACTTGTCGCACTTTTTTTCCATTTTGGTTTAagtaacttacatacatatatgtgcatacatatatatatatgcatgtagccACTAATGCAGGTGCAAATGGTTGCGTAtgacttatttatattaaaaattgattaatttagactttattttatttagtgacACAAATAACTTCCAAATTAGTTTCCTGAGTCTCTATCTCTCACATTAGATTATGTTATCTAATATTTTTATGAGGttttacaatttttcaatataaaattcaaggAGCAAAATTAAACACGACCGTTCGTTTTCGCGCCACTTATAAACcttagttgtggaaacatcgtttataaagatcaaaaacagaataggaccgagatggctgccctgaggcacaccggagggaacatcgatgacattcgaacaaatgtttttaaaaatgactctttgagttctaccgcaaagataggaggagatccagcgagataggccaggttgaaaaccaagcaattcgagtttataaacaagtaatgagtggcgtactttgtcgaatgctttgctgaaatcagtgtatataacgtcggtatgatgattgtttctaaacccattaaagacgtgagttgtaaattcaagcaaattggttgatttggctctacaaaagccatgttgagaactatctatcaatgtagaaatcgaaaatataagatgattagtaacgattgcttcgaaaagggatagcggagagctttgctattccacgatagttttcaatagacgacttgcttccttttttatggagtgggataagaagagattccttccaagccgtcgggaaaatgccattttttaaagagaggttaaacagatcagtaaggggctggtaaatgtattccgcacatttgggatcaaatcgggaccgtatttgaaggattcttttagggtctttagatgtagtagaacatcttcaggcagcaaatgtggggcatatattgagttactagaatggagctcatacggataatttgtaggtgatgaatcaaccacagcagagtaattagagtgaaagaattgagcgaagaagtttgcaatctcttggtcgtcgctggaaatgctatttctaaacttcatggcagaaggaaacccgttagttctgcgtttagaatttacgaaatcgtaaaaagacttcgggtgggaaataatgtttcttttaattttacatatgtaagctttaaaacactttttattaagttcaaaatacttatgacggaaaatagcgtactgtgcataattagaatataaaccggttctcttatataatttgaataaacgtgatttcttattttttaaagcttttaaatctttagtaaaccaggcttgcactggttcaatgtacgagcatgtgcgtttgggcacatgtttttcaaataaagtataaatggttttattaaaattaaaaacgttttcctctacatcctctttatatcgggGCCACGTtttctcagaaagctctttatttaaattgttgaaattagttttggaaaaatcaaagcatctggtagagacacgtgttttgttagtgcagccgacttcgttgcatatgatttcgtaagttatgtcaagagaaggatggtaaacgtcttctggcaaaacaagaggttcacaccgatttatagagaatttagatatgtcgtcaacaaatgctaagtctaagaattttccatacttattcggaaagaagttgatctgattaaggcaaagatcagtaattccatccaaaaagtcattgttatgcatcttggatgacacggggacaatattgtgatcaacggtattccaagatatatgtggcaggttaaagtcgcctaaaacaatcattgagtccgtgggctttatcatcgaattgactgattgtaacagtgaaatatggtccatatacactgatagatcagaagacggtggaatatagcaaacggctaagtaaatatgaccccggcctagtaagattcggatgcatttaaactcgatggaatcaacttcggctaaattaacatcttcagatggaattgaagaatgtacagctagcaagacaccacctccggtcctatttaagcgatcatttctataggtctgatactcaccgcaaaaaatttcggaatttaaaacattgggtttcagccatgtttcggtaaaagcaataatattatagttacagtgaatggttttcaaatataagtcagttaatttagtatttaagcctctaacgttttgatagtaaatgcttaagcaagatgttaaattaagttttttggatcggaactttgaggaggaatttttgctacattttgagtaatctcaatagtcttatgcacaaattcgcgaacaaaagctcctggcggccaaaatgcgctgtccaaaagtttatcaaaatcttttgagtatacatcaattctaaatgaagaaatgtttctttcgtaattaaatttaaattttcttaaagtcatgccgtcagccttaattttcgaagtgacataagacttgatatcctcaacggaagtgtttttgtcaaagcgagatacaaaaatcgattttttgagcgggactacaaccagcttcttagccggtgcttctgaataagaagttACAGTTTccgaagttacagtttcagaagttacagtttgagactctaaggttttttccgcggccttagaagtggatggaaccacagtttgcggattaggggaagccaagtctatgagctccacttgcggaagattaatgttctgagcaggattaagattcaaagcgttaggtgagtcttcagagtgttttttttttattatcgcggttgtctttatttctatttaaacaatgcggtaactcatccaaacacatGAAGGACTTGAACAAGCTATCGTgttgattgaacttttccgtgattatgtaaacctctttagcaatttcagaaaacgcatttcgtgtttgtctaaacagtttaaatagttcaacctctaaacagtttaaatagttcaacctcagttgatctgcatttaatgcatgaccaacgtactcccttctccccatcattgacagagtcaacaactctagccgtcagtcccgcgcactttccatgggcgagcccatcgcaaagccagcaagagacaaaacgtttggattcgctttttacctgacagtttttgaaaatgcaagtcatattttatagaaaggtgaaaatagactagtataagaatatagaaatggtaaagatatgtttgtaaattacacagaaaaaacagttgaaatagcactgagaatgagaaaggttatatataaagcaactctgaaagtttgggagcttagcggtagctagtagttttagagtcactgtcacttgacacttaaaaagcgacgcaaacagctgcgaagacagtaaattgcgagaaaaacaaaaagtgtgcgcacaaaaacaattgcaaggtgaaaaggtgccaatcaaaattgcaacaaaaacacaaatgcacaatgactcggcaaacacaaaattaataataagaaattgattaaaaactttaaaaattcacaaaatcttaacttttcaaagcaaaccaattgtattaaaatgaactctaggttttcgcacttatttttgtcacaaactagtattacaatttggatattattatttaaaactcgcaaaataaacacagcaaaataaaatgcaacttcacagctataatgacgtttgttactattgtttgaattaggatttgtatttgaacgcgtattattattgttattattctggtatctatttccgttataattcctatatctctgattattgttgCCGTTACGGTTGTCGTTGTATGCAAATGaactattgtttctataaccggtatagccgcggtttgggtaaaagccacggtaactaccacgtgaatttctgaatgtattgttactacgtgatcgaaaagctaaaacctgacgctcagttacttcgttgttttgttctacaattaatttcgctactacgtctttcggatcagtaaatgccgttgaggctaaaatggttttgactaaattggattttgcgtttaaacgacacacgttaacagtttgttgccatttcatgagctttcgcttgagtgatcccttcaataataagagaccgctcaagtgagtcagctaaatcttcaacttttttggcaaagtctgtataattgttaccgttaacgtgcaacgctgcaattctccctgcttcaactttcgagttgtccggtttgatcctactacgtagagctgttttaatttcattaactgaatttacttgtcttggtattgctttACGGGGtttaccctctagttttgattttaagaacgttaattgttcaagtaatgcaattttgtctataaaagaatcaagtgcaagaggatcaccactgtagttttctctaatagaattagcacatgtgttgatgaaaattctcttttcctcaggtgttgccatgatttgatcgttaagatctggagctgaattaggtgaggccacgtttgtactttttggatcgttaagatctttGTTTAAGTTAGTAGAAGGGTTAACTAAGGTTGTACTGTTTGAGTCGTTAagctctgattttaaagtagaaaaagttgaagttaattgtgcgctatttgaatcgttaagatttgaaactaaattagaagttaaatttttactggaagaatctttgaagcctggaaaatctgttgacaaagaaaatctattttcctggtttgtgacttcttcggtcgaagatgaagctaaactttcgtagctcgaggctgaattatcggaatcggtttctgagtctgaatttttttgcacttgcttaccatttcttaggtacatatgtagttatcagaatagcaaaaataattcagttcaaactatgaaattaatgaagtacttgtttgaatgtctgaatttatagttaagctgaaatattgaggaaaaagaaaaaaatttgtaaaagtgaactgatttacaggtgaatagtcgctaaagaatatttaacaatttatttgaagacttaatgaaaactgcattatacttgtatagaaaaatctttaagaagtaattgaatttaaactttgcacaaaagtatataggtattaattcgtaaaaatttcaaaattgttgtaacttgttcaaaaaatccatttatattcacagacgcaccgctttgtaagaaaaattcgtatattttcacggacgcaccgctttatataaaaaaatctcagttggcttttcacggaaccatcgtttatataaaaaattttaattggttttaacGGAACTACCGCATATATcgaaaatccaaaatttacacgttacaaactgcttatcaagttcaacagtcttatatggtgaaaaTTAATATTATGTTAGAAAATGGGcgtatctataaaaaaaaattttccttttaccTGTAGTAAATAAAAGTCTAAAAAATGGAAAAtccgaaatttgaaattttaaataggtttGTGAAATGAACTGCAAATTTGAAGAATGGAATcttgaaaatatgtgaatttgtaaagtagattgattaatttttaatttagaattttgaaaacatgaaaaatttgaagaaattggtGAAAATGTTGGACTTTATAAAATGcttcgaaaatttaaaagttgttGGAAACTGAAATAGTTAAATTTAGAACGCACCACTTTAtcgttttagtaaaaaatccaaaatgtatatatatattgtaacgcaccgcataaaagaaattttctgttttctatacatacatatatgtgttaaaaaaaaaacgtaggcaaaaatttattaaatacatatatattagggcgggccgatttaaaaatcgctcattgctctacgaaaatcgtattctagggatcaaaataagaaactttgccgaaggaaccatacctctaaactccaaaaagaaaaaacataggcatttcaaagtgggatttttcaaaatttgcccctacgacccaaagggggggggggggggggggggcatcagaattcgttttagaggtatggttccttcggcaaagtttcttattttgatccttagaatatgattttcacagagcaatgggcgatttttttccctccccacaaatcgacccggcctaatatatatattatacttattGTACTGCTTCGCTGCCGCTAAAATGATGGCTGCCGCTGATGTCGCCAATGCTACTGCTGCCGGAGTTGTTTCTGCTGCCAAAGTAGCTgccggtgttgttgctgctggcggtggtggtggtgtttAAAAATGGCGATGTTTTACTGTTGGCTAGTGGCGTGTGTTTTAAATTCCGTTAGTTAATAGCGTTATATTGTATGaacatttttccatttttaatttatattatctCCGTTATGTTTATTGTAGTTTTtagttagttttattaaattaaagattTTGTATTATTTCTGTTGGATTTATTCGTAGTCTTTAGTTTCGTATTACCTCCGATTAATTTATTCGCATTTTTGTTTTAGgtagttttattatttatccaaTGTCCTTACGTTCTATTATCTCTGCTTCTTTTAAATTTAGCATTATTTGTCGTATTAgttttattttacaataattttctttttgtattaaaaatgtgaactctttgtattaaaaaaaaaacgtttatttCACTGCCACTGCCACTTTTCCTACACCACTCTACTCACCACTCGCCGAAATTGAAAAAATGaccgggctccagcctcacggtcgccatgtgaggtTCCATTTCATAAACCTCCGAAAAGATTGTCCTTACCTGCACCCTTACTGCACACTCCACACAAACacgtattttaattttaatttgtgttctttATTTAATAcagttttgtttctttatttataattgtaaatttgtaaaatgttcACTAAATTCCTTAGTTAATTTACTACTTAGTTTATCCAACTCAATATTTTAGTTCTAGTTTTTGCCAACGTTCTTGTCGCTTTTTCTTTCCTTGTCCAAATTATAATGATGACCggtctttttctgccgagccgaattgctctgtttccaagttgttccaacaccttttgttcgttcacagtagacaaAGGGtattgcagcaatttggaaacagggtgacatttttattatttgttaaggtTGCTGTTacaaacctgttacagtatcctgatcgaagttgacctagagtgactcgcgtttccctagagagagtgcgttgttgttgttgttgtagcgataaggttgctccccgaacgctttggagagtgttatcgatgtgatggtcctttgccggatacagatccggtacgctccggtaccacagcatcattaaggtgctagcccgaccatctcgggaacgatttatgtggccacattaaaccttcaggccatcccctctccccccccccccccccccccccccccggataattttattttcaatcatCCAAATTTTATGTATCATAAAAATCAATGTtaattacagtatccagatcgaagttgagcgaGAGTGAGTCGCGGTtacctggggagtgtgcgttttgggtattgttccctgttttgggtactgttctttgagtactggattcatcgggcaattcctggcataaaggcccgacgcctgtttctggagttcactgaggtcctgcttgtgtttttagcttcatatggctgtgttctcaggtgtcgtatttcctcataatgcttacggagatgactccttaagcccctgggcggggTTAGCTCATCAAACAGATGTCTGTTGGGTATTGGcgctgaggcgtagactacgggacgaccttgggcgtgaacagcaaggagccacaaaagatttataaaagttgggACGTCGGATTTTGGGATCTAgtccagagcaacctgtccgatgcaaccatcccttgctcgtgacacactgacaagagtatgaccgtcctaaagatATTCTTTTgcagcaaacgcagcaaaaccatttctcaggtcaggagaaggacccggattggataAATGATAcgttcccggagcaggagaatatggcgaggagctgctgggaggatgataatttgtgggagggacgcaacaaactcaatggggttacactgaaatgacagcccttggtcgggaaaaatccctagtcgctccggtacatagaagcggctgccttgggaagcgataagccagcattgatgctaatcgttaagaCTGTGCAatgagagtcatgactattagtagatagctgatagcaaccgtaagttgcctttgtgcgtgaccagcatggaaccacaaatgatttaaagaaattgtgccGACGGCGAACACCGCAgagcattttttttatatttgaaaaagaTAATGTAGAcgtaaaataaaaatagtggtagaagttggtagattttttttccagcaaaacaatagctacagtttatatttgttcAAAACGATTcgtaatttattgtaaaacaaacaaagcacatttcacggaaataacacttaagaaaaatgtaaacaaaacaaaattttttggtaaatttgtatataaataGCTTATGCCCATATGAAactggtacattccggtaacaagtaccattaaggtactagcccgaccatctcggaagtaccgagaactcagccgtatgaagcaaaaaaacacaagcaggtcctcagtgaactccacaaacaggcgtcggacctttatgccaggaattgcccggtgaatccagtactcaaagaacagtacccaaaactttcggaagaggaacgcatactccccagggaaacgcgagtcactctagctcaacttcgttctggatactgtaacaggctaaactcttacctatccagaatcagccccgacatacaaaatgtatgccccgcttgcaatgtgtccccacatgacaccaaccatctctttaattgtaatgtggaaccatcgCCTCTAACATTCCTTTCATTACgggtctacccctgttgaaaaagcaagtttccttggactcccgttagaggatattgatgacaatttgtgatcggtcgcacctattgggtggggcgaagcactgctacaacaacagcaacaaccatctcgggagtgatttggtatgaccacaagaaaccttctaggccatcccgccctcttaCCCCCTAAATgtttgaggaacttggggtcgccagagcctcggctgttaaggaaacaggattcgcaacgggtaggtgaggttgacaattgggttggagaagctatatgttgcgctgaaAACCTCTTGAAAGACACAACTccatgaatcaatttggtattttagtcgcctcttacgacaggcatatctgccgcgggtatattctaacgcGCTTTAAACCGATGGGGTTATTTAACAGGTGATCCAAGGGGTTTATTATTGTgaatgttttttttaaatgtatcaaTTCACAATACTTGAATCCCTATCCAGGGTCCCATTCTAAATGGAATTGATTTTATCCTTTGAAACGCTGCACAACTCTAGTTATCAGGTTGGTCCTAGCTTAAGCTTGTATCAACTGGATAGCCTATTTCTTGTTGTTGCTTCCGATGTAATTAAAAAAGCGTTCTTTTGAAGGCTGTCTGCAGTAAATTATAGCTAGTGTTACTTTTATCtctataaattatattatttttaactatCCCTCTTCCTCCAGTTTAATTTTACTGGAAAATTACTAGGCCCAAAGGGAAATTCATTGCGTCGCTTGCATGCAGAAACACAGTGCAAGATATTTATAAAAGGACGTGGGTCTATGCGTGACCGGAATAAAGAGGAGGAGCTACGACAGTCAAATGACCCTCGACATGCACATTTCCATCGTAATCTATTTATAGAAATAAGTACAGTAGCACCACCCGCCGAAGCGCATGCTCGTGTTGCATATGCATTGGCTGAATTACGTAAATATCTTACACCAGATAAAAATGATGACGTCTCACAAGAACAACTACGAGAACTGATGGAAATAGATCCGAAATCAGCACAATCATATTCAAAGTAAGAAGTAGTATCGATTATTTagcaattcaaaattaaaaacaaaactaaatcTATTTTTTTAGAACTGTGTTAGGTAAATATCCAACTAGAGGAGACTCCAAATTTATAAAGCTAATTAAAAGGAATGCGACCGAAGTCGAGTAAGTATGCCAATCAAAGTCATTTCCAGTTTATTTCTCTTCATATAAACTCCCTTAAAATTCGTCGCTTCATAAAAACAATAACAGCATGAAGTATTGTATTAGATATGTGTAAATATGTCAAAgagcaaaactatttttttttgccatattgtacatatgtgtagacataatcattgatctattgatgtgcatacaagtcactgcttagcatcggcttagagatgatagtatcccttagtgttgctaatattcgtcacaatatgtatcaAATATCGTTACTTTGAGCGTGGTCACGACAATTGAGTTGTAATTTTGTCAACTAGGCTTACAGTACTTTTGTAAAAATCTTTCTCACTAGTCTAGCTTTATTTGTTTGATTTAAAGTCGACAACAGACACAATCCGGTGGACTATTAAAGATAATTCCTTGCTAGTTTCACCCATCCTTCGTATTACTcggacgggcatggcttaatCAAGCATTTTTTTCGGTTCTGACTATTTTGATATAACGAAGGCTATATCTATCTTAATtcctttaaattaaattaaaaattagggaATTAATTTGTAATGTATTTGTATACAAGaaaacgctgagtataaaaatggtatacaaaaaatgaaaaacaacatcaaaaacaaCCTTATATCAATTTCACGCAGAGATCTGATAAGGATACGGCTTGTCTTTAGTTTAAGACGAAAACTATAAAAATGCGTACGATTTGTCCCGTACAAAACATTAAATGCTCCATGTATCGACTTTTACTCTTTGACTAATGAGTGCGGAGCTACAAACTAAAAGATGAACATTTTATTCTAAAATATGTTTTTTGTAATTAAATGATGAACATTTTATTCTAAAATATGTTTTTTGTAATTACCAACTTATATGCATTTTAATAGCACTTTGTCTTTCTTTCGGTTTACAGCATGGAAGAATCGGACGACGGATATGCGTATCACGGACGCTATCTAAGACGAGCAGTAGTATCACCATATGGCAAAGGTAAGATATTCCCACTTTTGTACTTTGTTTAAGCGTACAAggtatttttttattaactctTTGGTTTTTAATGGCATTCTTAAATTTGGttgcttaaaaaaaaatcgatttgttaATAAACTTAATTCCGATAAAAAGAACTTCGCGTTTGTAGAAAATAACAAATATCAAAGGGCCATATACATTGTGGCCAGTATTGACAACTTGTCGCAAACTTGGCGATTTTTGGAAACCAGCAGCCGGATTCTGAACCTCACTTAGGCTGAATCTCCATTGCTAAATGCATCTTGGCGAATTTTGCGATTCCAGTGAAAGAAAATCTCCTGGCAAACTAGGTTTGCCTACATTCAAAAAGTGAGCCTCGTTTTTCTCTTCTCTGTACACCACTCTCGTCTACCCCATCgtctatttttctttttatttttgtccgTCTCTTATTCCATTTATATCCATCCCACTCCAACTCTTGCTCCCACTCACACtccaactctcactcccactcctgTTGCCACTGCACCCCCACTCATATTTGGCACCTTTATAATAACTTTTGGACACCGTCT is a genomic window of Eurosta solidaginis isolate ZX-2024a chromosome 4, ASM4086904v1, whole genome shotgun sequence containing:
- the LOC137249756 gene encoding KH domain-containing, RNA-binding, signal transduction-associated protein 2-like isoform X3, encoding MVESAGESNEAPKIENNDGPRINGVAQKFLADMNKERERLGNEFPLCGLLIDEAFNRVYATGRIPGTELLADVYMQRPIKVIQKVYIPVKQFPKFNFTGKLLGPKGNSLRRLHAETQCKIFIKGRGSMRDRNKEEELRQSNDPRHAHFHRNLFIEISTVAPPAEAHARVAYALAELRKYLTPDKNDDVSQEQLRELMEIDPKSAQSYSKTVLGKYPTRGDSKFIKLIKRNATEVDMEESDDGYAYHGRYLRRAVVSPYGKAPAKRPPTSFEESGYKRIREPPVKIYKPIYKTILSKYK
- the LOC137249756 gene encoding KH domain-containing, RNA-binding, signal transduction-associated protein 2-like isoform X1; this translates as MVESAGESNEAPKIENNDGPRINGVAQKFLADMNKERERLGNEFPLCGLLIDEAFNRVYATGRIPGTELLADVYMQRPIKVIQKVYIPVKQFPKFNFTGKLLGPKGNSLRRLHAETQCKIFIKGRGSMRDRNKEEELRQSNDPRHAHFHRNLFIEISTVAPPAEAHARVAYALAELRKYLTPDKNDDVSQEQLRELMEIDPKSAQSYSKTVLGKYPTRGDSKFIKLIKRNATEVDMEESDDGYAYHGRYLRRAVVSPYGKGLKKILLKAVLRVPVSMLQFNEFLCHIASFDCKLRFQNFILLRTTLSA
- the LOC137249756 gene encoding KH domain-containing, RNA-binding, signal transduction-associated protein 2-like isoform X4, with the translated sequence MVESAGESNEAPKIENNDGPRINGVAQKFLADMNKERERLGNEFPLCGLLIDEAFNRVYATGRIPGTELLADVYMQRPIKVIQKVYIPVKQFPKFNFTGKLLGPKGNSLRRLHAETQCKIFIKGRGSMRDRNKEEELRQSNDPRHAHFHRNLFIEISTVAPPAEAHARVAYALAELRKYLTPDKNDDVSQEQLRELMEIDPKSAQSYSKTVLGKYPTRGDSKFIKLIKRNATEVDMEESDDGYAYHGRYLRRAVVSPYGKGVNMSLKIHFQLPFK
- the LOC137249756 gene encoding KH domain-containing, RNA-binding, signal transduction-associated protein 3-like isoform X2, translating into MVESAGESNEAPKIENNDGPRINGVAQKFLADMNKERERLGNEFPLCGLLIDEAFNRVYATGRIPGTELLADVYMQRPIKVIQKVYIPVKQFPKFNFTGKLLGPKGNSLRRLHAETQCKIFIKGRGSMRDRNKEEELRQSNDPRHAHFHRNLFIEISTVAPPAEAHARVAYALAELRKYLTPDKNDDVSQEQLRELMEIDPKSAQSYSKTVLGKYPTRGDSKFIKLIKRNATEVDMEESDDGYAYHGRYLRRAVVSPYGKVFQSTAPAKRPPTSFEESGYKRIREPPVKIYKPIYKTILSKYK